The sequence ACGACGACAGCATTGTCTGCGAGGTAGCAGCCACGTCCAAACTGGGGGGTGAAGCCGCGTACGGACTTGATTACAGGCATATCGGGTTGGGACGACGTGGGCGGCGGTAAGTAACTGCAAATGACAGAGCGGGTAACCGCGTTCATCTGAACGAGGACTGCGTCAAATTAGTAGTGGATTCCATGCTTTGGCGCGTGCAACTACCCTGGATGGGACGCGTGTTAGTGGCTTGTTGTCGCGTTATAAGCTGAAGCGTCTGAGAGTGTAGCGAAATTTCCAACTGAGACTGAGTACCGATGCAACTACTGAAAAACGCCCTCCTCTGTCTGAGCGTACTGCTGATCTGTGAGACCGCCTTCGCGAAAGCGACGTTGGCGGATGACGCTAAGCCACACATCGTGATGCTGATCGGCGAGCGGGAATACGACACCAAGACCACTTTGCCGAAGTTTGCCAGAGAGCATCTTGCTGGCGATTACCGCGTTTCGTTTGTGTACGCCAATGAAGACGATCCCAATGCTTTTGATGGGATTGAAAAAGTTCGGCACGCAGACGTTTTGTTGGTCAGCGTCCGGCGACGCACTCTGCCTCAAGAACAGCTTGACGTCATTCGAGCATACGTGGGAGGCGGGAAACCAGTGATTGGCATTCGCACCGCCAGCCACGCGTTTTCGGTTCGCAACCAAGACGTTCCCGAAAAACACGCCCAGTGGCTCACCTGGGATCAGGATGTCTTTGGAGGCAACTACACCAATCACTACGGCAAGGATCTCGAAACAACCGTCGACCTAGTCGCCACGGGGACCGTACCGTCAGCGTTATTGCGTGGGCTATCCGCTGATCTGCCGGCAAAGGCCGGTGGCACGCTGTACAAGGTCTCGCCGTTAGCGGCCAACACGGGTGTACTGCTGGATGGTGAGGTTCCCGGCCACGCCAGCGAACCGGTCGCGTGGACATTTCGACGCGGTGACGGCGGAGTTTCATTCTATACGTCGCTCGGGCACGCCGACGATTTCGCCGGGCTAGTCCTGC comes from Allorhodopirellula heiligendammensis and encodes:
- a CDS encoding ThuA domain-containing protein; translation: MQLLKNALLCLSVLLICETAFAKATLADDAKPHIVMLIGEREYDTKTTLPKFAREHLAGDYRVSFVYANEDDPNAFDGIEKVRHADVLLVSVRRRTLPQEQLDVIRAYVGGGKPVIGIRTASHAFSVRNQDVPEKHAQWLTWDQDVFGGNYTNHYGKDLETTVDLVATGTVPSALLRGLSADLPAKAGGTLYKVSPLAANTGVLLDGEVPGHASEPVAWTFRRGDGGVSFYTSLGHADDFAGLVLPRLLVNAIAWSIVETAKADGGTALGPVESD